Proteins from a genomic interval of Lycium ferocissimum isolate CSIRO_LF1 chromosome 2, AGI_CSIRO_Lferr_CH_V1, whole genome shotgun sequence:
- the LOC132041067 gene encoding cytochrome c6, chloroplastic isoform X1, translating to MAVFCLMPSSLANSSSLKLFATPTKYISSFDCLQKLAQKDDKLPCELKLLKSLAPPLMTALIALSPIVNPPVSIGQTIDVQKGAALFNRACIGCHYAGGNIIQPGATLFLKDLQRNGVDAEDEIYRITYYGKGRMPGFGQNCTPRGQCTFGPRLQEDEIQLLAEFVKSQADKGWPKIENNGD from the exons ATGGCAGTCTTCTGTTTGATGCCCAGTTCCCTTGCCAACAGCTCTTCCTTAAAATTATTTGCAACACCAACAAAG TATATAAGCAGCTTTGATTGTTTACAGAAACTTGCCCAAAAGGATGATAAATTACCATGTGAGTTGAAGTTGTTGAAGAGCTTGGCTCCACCTTTAATGACTGCCCTTATAGCCCTCTCTCCCATTGTCAATCCCCCAG TCTCAATTGGACAAACAATAGATGTACAAAAGGGAGCTGCTTTGTTTAATCGAGCTTGCATTGGATGTCATTATGCAGGTGGAAATATTATCCAGCCT GGTGCAACACTCTTCTTGAAGGATCTACAAAG AAATGGAGTTGACGCGGAAGACGAGATATATCGCATCACTTACTATGGCAAAGGGAGAATGCCA GGGTTTGGTCAGAACTGTACACCGAGGGGTCAATGCACGTTTGGTCCTCGATTGCAAGAAGATGAAATTCAACTCTTAGCTGAGTTTGTGAAGTCTCAAGCTGATAAAGGTTGGcctaaaatagaaaataatggAGATTGA
- the LOC132047662 gene encoding uncharacterized protein LOC132047662 gives MKNHENRPTGAAPFPEVNEVYAHYSRRGKGHGPSRARARDSGCGRDTGQGRNSSLGVNHSSKKNHYQKGKNKDDRHEVPKARGSENKCYRCGGSGHWSHTCCTAKYLVELYQASMKRKEKNPEANFISENQVDITHL, from the coding sequence ATGAAAAATCACGAGAATCGGCCTACTGGCGCTGCACCATTCCCCGAAGTGAATGAGGTGTACGCCCACTACTCTAGGCGTGGAAAAGGTCATGGCCCCAGTCGTGCTCGTGCTCGTGATAGTGGTTGTGGTCGTGATACTGGTCAAGGAAGAAATTCTTCTCTTGGTGTTAATCATTCATCAAAGAAGAATCACTACCAGAAAGGGAAAAATAAGGATGACAGGCATGAAGTGCCAAAAGCACGTGGCTCAGAAAATAAATGCTATCGATGTGGTGGAAGTGGACACTGGTCACATACCTGTTGTACGGCAAAATACTTGGTTGAGCTTTATCAGGCATcaatgaaaaggaaagagaaaaatccCGAAGCTAATTTTATCTCTGAAAATCAAGTTGACATCACACACTTGTAA
- the LOC132048125 gene encoding putative pentatricopeptide repeat-containing protein At5g43820 has protein sequence MFDEMLNRGMIVTTGTVTSFLEPLCSYGPPHAALTIYKKARQAGCRISLTAYKLLLMRLSRFGKCGMLLNIWNEMQESGYSSDMEVYEYVINGLCNIGQLGKLPLKGKEALEKGFYPSRLICSKLNNKLLASNKIEIAYRLFLKIKIARGKQN, from the coding sequence ATGTTTGATGAAATGTTAAACCGGGGGATGATTGTAACTACAGGGACTGTGACCTCTTTTCTCGAGCCTTTGTGTAGTTATGGTCCACCCCATGCAGCTCTAACGATTTATAAGAAGGCGAGACAAGCGGGATGTAGGATATCCTTGACTGCATACAAGTTGCTGCTTATGCGGCTTTCTAGGTTTGGGAAATGTGGTATGCTGTTAAACATCTGGAATGAGATGCAAGAAAGTGGTTATTCTTCTGATATGGAAGTTTATGAGTATGTCATCAATGGGCTTTGCAACATAGGACAGCTTGGGAAACTGCCCTTAAAGGGAAAGGAAGCTTTAGAGAAAGGATTTTACCCCAGCAGGCTTATCTGTAGCAAATTAAACAATAAGCTACTAGCTTCGAACAAAATAGAGATTGCATACAGGCTTTTTCTAAAGATAAAAATTGCACGTGGAAAGCAAAATTAA
- the LOC132041067 gene encoding cytochrome c6, chloroplastic isoform X2 has protein sequence MAVFCLMPSSLANSSSLKLFATPTKKLAQKDDKLPCELKLLKSLAPPLMTALIALSPIVNPPVSIGQTIDVQKGAALFNRACIGCHYAGGNIIQPGATLFLKDLQRNGVDAEDEIYRITYYGKGRMPGFGQNCTPRGQCTFGPRLQEDEIQLLAEFVKSQADKGWPKIENNGD, from the exons ATGGCAGTCTTCTGTTTGATGCCCAGTTCCCTTGCCAACAGCTCTTCCTTAAAATTATTTGCAACACCAACAAAG AAACTTGCCCAAAAGGATGATAAATTACCATGTGAGTTGAAGTTGTTGAAGAGCTTGGCTCCACCTTTAATGACTGCCCTTATAGCCCTCTCTCCCATTGTCAATCCCCCAG TCTCAATTGGACAAACAATAGATGTACAAAAGGGAGCTGCTTTGTTTAATCGAGCTTGCATTGGATGTCATTATGCAGGTGGAAATATTATCCAGCCT GGTGCAACACTCTTCTTGAAGGATCTACAAAG AAATGGAGTTGACGCGGAAGACGAGATATATCGCATCACTTACTATGGCAAAGGGAGAATGCCA GGGTTTGGTCAGAACTGTACACCGAGGGGTCAATGCACGTTTGGTCCTCGATTGCAAGAAGATGAAATTCAACTCTTAGCTGAGTTTGTGAAGTCTCAAGCTGATAAAGGTTGGcctaaaatagaaaataatggAGATTGA